In Mycobacterium tuberculosis H37Rv, a single window of DNA contains:
- the glnB gene encoding nitrogen regulatory protein P-II encodes MKLITAIVKPFTLDDVKTSLEDAGVLGMTVSEIQGYGRQKGHTEVYRGAEYSVDFVPKVRIEVVVDDSIVDKVVDSIVRAARTGKIGDGKVWVSPVDTIVRVRTGERGHDAL; translated from the coding sequence ATGAAGCTGATCACTGCGATCGTGAAGCCGTTCACGCTCGACGACGTCAAGACGAGCCTCGAGGACGCGGGAGTGCTGGGGATGACGGTCAGTGAAATCCAGGGATACGGACGGCAGAAGGGCCACACGGAGGTTTACCGCGGGGCCGAATACTCGGTGGATTTCGTACCGAAGGTTCGGATCGAGGTCGTTGTTGACGATTCCATTGTCGACAAGGTCGTGGACAGCATTGTCCGGGCGGCGCGCACCGGCAAGATCGGCGACGGCAAGGTGTGGGTGAGTCCGGTAGACACCATCGTGCGGGTGCGCACCGGTGAACGCGGACACGACGCGTTATGA